Proteins co-encoded in one Gracilimonas sediminicola genomic window:
- the lpoB gene encoding penicillin-binding protein activator LpoB, whose translation MKYLALSLFMCTLIVTGCGPSQQVSRVAADTQTDLSGRWNDTDARLVAEEMISDAVSMPWLSNFNQNHSDPPVTIVGNVRNETMEHIDTDVITKEMERAFVNSGRVQVVASQEERQQIRQERQEQQSFASYESTKALAQELGADFMLIGNISSIVDESLSGKDAAIFYSVNLELIDVETNRKVWIGNKKIKKLIERRKLRG comes from the coding sequence ATGAAATATCTCGCTTTATCCCTTTTTATGTGTACGCTCATTGTAACCGGATGCGGTCCATCGCAGCAGGTAAGTCGTGTAGCTGCCGACACCCAAACCGACCTCTCCGGACGCTGGAATGATACCGACGCCCGGCTGGTAGCTGAAGAAATGATCAGTGATGCTGTTTCCATGCCCTGGTTGTCTAATTTCAACCAAAATCACAGTGATCCTCCGGTAACCATCGTAGGTAATGTCCGCAACGAAACCATGGAACACATCGACACCGATGTGATAACCAAAGAAATGGAGCGTGCTTTTGTAAACAGCGGCAGGGTTCAAGTGGTAGCCAGCCAGGAAGAACGCCAACAGATTCGACAGGAGCGACAGGAGCAGCAAAGCTTTGCCTCCTATGAATCTACCAAGGCTCTCGCTCAGGAATTAGGTGCTGATTTTATGCTGATTGGTAACATCAGTTCTATTGTAGATGAATCACTGAGTGGTAAAGATGCAGCTATTTTTTATTCCGTCAACCTGGAGCTGATTGATGTAGAAACCAATCGTAAAGTATGGATTGGCAATAAAAAGATTAAGAAACTCATCGAACGCCGGAAGCTTCGCGGTTAA
- a CDS encoding metal-dependent hydrolase, whose product MDPVTHGLIGATASQSYADKRSFRAAAFTGVASAMLADLDVFLGSASDPLLNLELHRQFTHSIVFIPVGALIATLLLWWFVKKYLTVKETYLFSLAGYTTAGITDVFTSYGVLLFWPFTDTRVSLDIISVFDPLFTFGVILFTGMAFYKRKQLFAWLSLGWIAFYLLFGFTQQRKAAEVARKIAEDASHEIHQLIVKPTIANNWLWSIRYTANDSLHAAGVKLIPFSDPVIYNGESTPVLDWESAFETYEGTTLYYDIERFSELSDGILIRHPSHEQVIGDGRYSMLPITLSPLWGIEVDTTKPNQHVQFGTYRDTGEEVRESFLEMLF is encoded by the coding sequence ATGGACCCCGTCACCCACGGACTTATCGGTGCCACCGCTTCGCAGTCGTATGCGGATAAACGAAGTTTTCGGGCGGCGGCTTTTACCGGGGTGGCATCGGCCATGCTCGCCGATCTGGATGTGTTTCTTGGCAGTGCTTCCGATCCGCTGTTAAACCTGGAGCTGCATCGGCAGTTTACCCATTCAATCGTGTTTATTCCGGTTGGAGCGCTGATCGCCACCCTCCTGCTTTGGTGGTTCGTTAAGAAATATCTCACGGTTAAAGAAACTTACCTGTTCAGTTTAGCCGGTTACACAACTGCCGGCATAACGGATGTCTTCACCAGCTACGGCGTGCTCCTCTTCTGGCCCTTCACCGATACCCGTGTTTCCCTGGATATCATCTCCGTCTTTGATCCCCTATTTACCTTTGGGGTTATCCTATTCACCGGAATGGCCTTCTACAAACGAAAGCAGCTCTTCGCCTGGCTTTCCCTGGGGTGGATAGCCTTCTACCTCCTCTTTGGATTTACCCAGCAACGGAAAGCGGCAGAGGTTGCCCGAAAAATAGCCGAAGATGCAAGCCACGAGATTCATCAGCTGATCGTAAAACCCACCATTGCCAACAACTGGCTGTGGAGCATTCGTTATACAGCTAACGACAGCTTGCATGCAGCCGGCGTAAAACTCATTCCTTTTTCTGATCCCGTGATTTACAATGGCGAAAGCACTCCAGTTTTGGATTGGGAATCAGCATTCGAGACATACGAAGGAACTACTTTGTACTACGATATTGAACGCTTTTCGGAGCTCTCGGATGGCATACTGATCCGTCACCCCAGCCATGAACAAGTTATAGGTGACGGCCGTTATTCCATGCTCCCAATCACCCTTTCTCCGCTCTGGGGTATTGAGGTTGATACGACCAAACCCAATCAGCATGTGCAGTTCGGGACGTACCGGGATACGGGTGAAGAGGTTAGGGAGTCTTTTTTAGAGATGTTGTTTTAG
- a CDS encoding nuclease-related domain-containing protein, translating into MSFLKGWFGEKKTAFNIWLFLDNEAYQRYHNVIIPSKNGTTQIDHIIISKYGLFIVETKNKKGWIFGSEQQPKWTQSIYGKNYPFQNPLRQTFRQKKVLAKYLLVPESLIHTIIFFNGNCEFKTKMPENVINSGLGKYIKQYKEIIVSNDDLKLIIDKLDLLVSNSDLSNKDHLRSLRERKRSNTICPNCGANLVERVAKRGPNKDTKFLGCENYPKCRFTKNA; encoded by the coding sequence ATGAGCTTTCTAAAAGGATGGTTTGGAGAAAAAAAGACCGCTTTTAATATATGGTTGTTTCTAGATAATGAAGCTTATCAAAGATACCATAATGTTATCATTCCAAGTAAAAACGGAACCACACAGATTGATCACATCATTATATCAAAATATGGTCTTTTCATTGTAGAGACGAAGAATAAAAAAGGATGGATTTTTGGATCTGAACAACAGCCAAAATGGACCCAATCTATATATGGAAAAAACTATCCGTTTCAGAATCCATTAAGACAAACATTTAGACAGAAAAAAGTTCTTGCAAAGTACCTGTTGGTTCCTGAATCACTAATTCACACCATAATTTTCTTTAATGGAAATTGTGAATTTAAAACCAAAATGCCTGAAAATGTGATTAATTCCGGATTGGGTAAATATATTAAACAATACAAGGAGATTATCGTCAGTAATGATGATCTTAAGTTGATAATTGACAAACTCGACCTGCTGGTTTCTAATTCGGATTTATCAAACAAAGATCATTTACGTTCATTACGTGAAAGAAAGAGATCAAATACTATCTGTCCAAACTGTGGAGCTAATCTTGTAGAAAGAGTAGCAAAGAGGGGGCCTAATAAAGACACCAAGTTCTTAGGATGTGAAAACTATCCAAAGTGTCGATTTACAAAAAACGCTTAA
- a CDS encoding LPP20 family lipoprotein has protein sequence MNKTLILLTVVSSLLLWGCGSSKSASSGSNGIPNWVNNPSSEFNEQKYLMAVGSGSTLNEARGDAFASLSQIFQMDIDATEQLNSEFIDRNINNQLYSESTSQLLNNIKIGTNQELMNTTILTSEVDKFGTYHALAGMDRAESSRIYNQEISNNRIKINELEQNADGENNILQKLVLLKKAQSLATANEILTRQLNVIRGGAGTGGEATETLVRLQEKFRTAQQKAIVKLASDNATSTVKAAVASVLQNAGFTIAESTDNAILAVNVNYLTQKADLNRDDAEFVKWELVIEVNDLQTNRSFKTYMTEGRDGAPSYADALKRADFTARSKIEKDFNTFLNNELLQIN, from the coding sequence ATGAACAAGACCTTAATCCTGCTTACAGTTGTGTCCTCCCTTCTTTTGTGGGGATGTGGATCAAGTAAAAGTGCTTCTTCGGGAAGCAACGGCATTCCCAACTGGGTGAATAATCCGTCAAGTGAATTTAACGAACAGAAATACCTGATGGCTGTGGGAAGCGGAAGCACATTAAACGAAGCCCGGGGCGATGCCTTTGCCAGCCTTTCTCAGATATTTCAGATGGATATCGATGCCACCGAGCAGCTTAACTCTGAGTTTATAGATCGGAACATCAATAATCAGCTCTATTCGGAGAGTACCTCCCAACTCTTGAATAACATCAAAATCGGGACAAACCAGGAATTGATGAACACAACCATCCTGACCTCCGAAGTGGATAAATTCGGCACCTACCATGCCCTGGCCGGCATGGACCGTGCGGAATCATCCCGCATCTACAACCAGGAAATTTCAAACAACCGGATTAAGATAAATGAGCTGGAACAAAATGCGGACGGCGAAAACAACATCCTTCAAAAATTAGTGCTTCTGAAAAAAGCTCAGTCATTGGCAACTGCCAACGAAATCCTAACCCGTCAGCTGAATGTAATCCGGGGCGGAGCGGGAACCGGTGGTGAAGCAACGGAAACGCTGGTCAGGCTCCAAGAAAAATTCAGAACGGCTCAACAAAAGGCCATTGTGAAGTTGGCCTCGGATAATGCCACTTCTACCGTAAAAGCAGCGGTAGCCAGCGTACTGCAAAATGCCGGGTTTACTATTGCCGAAAGCACCGATAACGCCATCCTTGCCGTGAATGTAAACTACCTGACCCAGAAAGCCGACTTAAACCGTGATGACGCCGAGTTTGTGAAATGGGAACTCGTAATTGAAGTCAACGATCTTCAGACAAACCGGTCTTTTAAAACCTACATGACCGAAGGCCGCGATGGTGCTCCCTCCTATGCCGATGCCCTCAAACGAGCTGATTTTACTGCGCGCTCAAAAATCGAAAAAGATTTTAATACCTTCCTAAATAACGAACTTTTGCAAATCAACTAA
- a CDS encoding DUF5723 family protein gives MKKSLFLALIIGVASTSLFAQSRHYNSQSLAMGSGGTAYVDGFHSNFINPANLMLDIHRPKTQIGLMNFGVKAGGSLANVAVYNKYLTTGKLIAGETRTNMLNEWFGSSSSNERELSATFSMSPLGVSYRGTNQAFSVASRVRITEDFSINKGMAELMAYGLDSNKFSTPTPVNFSSNTVAFAEISVGYARELDFINIPDLFFAKDIKLYVGAAPKYLYGVYTADLDFNSTLQIDDGSNGSNFTINHEFNYSLQTIGELSRQLQAYETAYNQDNNAKFDDYVEFGDATDDLSSPQATGFGLDLGGTLEMDISSVPIPLFIRKKKTLRISMSITDLGKLTYDQDASSIYADGDFSYQGAGDDDEFSDFFDNLSDSLQNDVYGQFNSEQTAGITYNLPSMYNFGASLEMGKLLLALDYGIGFNKNGLNSDRSVLSLGAQYRLLGFIPIRVGTRVGGYSSAAYSAGIGLDFNFLEFTVGASNVGNSENFGSSAGVAWSGLLLRF, from the coding sequence ATGAAGAAAAGTTTATTCTTAGCACTAATTATCGGGGTAGCATCTACTTCGTTGTTTGCACAGTCAAGGCACTATAACTCTCAGTCACTTGCAATGGGAAGCGGAGGTACGGCCTATGTGGATGGCTTTCACTCCAACTTCATTAACCCGGCTAACCTTATGCTGGATATTCACCGCCCAAAAACTCAAATTGGGTTGATGAATTTCGGTGTAAAGGCAGGCGGAAGCCTGGCTAACGTTGCGGTATATAACAAGTACCTGACTACCGGTAAGCTTATTGCCGGAGAAACAAGAACCAATATGCTCAATGAGTGGTTTGGTTCCAGTTCATCCAATGAGCGCGAGCTTTCGGCTACCTTCAGTATGTCGCCACTTGGAGTATCTTATCGTGGCACGAATCAGGCATTCAGTGTAGCTTCACGGGTTCGTATTACCGAAGACTTTTCCATTAACAAAGGAATGGCCGAGCTGATGGCATACGGTCTGGATTCGAATAAATTCTCGACACCTACTCCGGTTAATTTCAGTTCTAACACGGTAGCTTTTGCTGAAATTTCAGTGGGTTATGCCCGAGAGCTGGACTTCATCAACATTCCGGACTTGTTCTTTGCCAAAGACATCAAGTTGTACGTGGGTGCTGCTCCTAAATATCTATATGGAGTTTACACAGCCGATCTTGATTTCAACTCTACTCTGCAGATTGATGATGGATCCAATGGTTCTAACTTCACCATTAACCACGAATTCAATTACAGTTTGCAAACTATTGGAGAGCTTTCCCGACAGCTTCAGGCTTATGAAACAGCTTATAACCAGGATAACAACGCCAAGTTTGATGACTACGTAGAGTTTGGGGATGCAACCGACGACCTTAGCTCACCTCAAGCCACTGGATTTGGCCTTGATTTGGGTGGTACTCTGGAAATGGATATTTCGTCTGTTCCAATTCCACTTTTCATCAGAAAGAAAAAAACCCTTCGTATATCTATGTCTATTACCGATTTGGGTAAATTGACGTACGATCAGGATGCTTCCAGCATTTATGCCGATGGGGACTTCAGCTATCAGGGTGCGGGTGATGATGATGAGTTCTCTGATTTCTTCGACAATCTTTCCGATAGTTTGCAGAATGATGTGTACGGACAGTTTAACTCAGAGCAAACGGCCGGTATTACTTACAACCTGCCTTCAATGTATAACTTCGGAGCCTCTCTGGAGATGGGTAAACTGTTACTTGCTCTCGATTACGGAATCGGGTTCAACAAAAACGGCCTGAACTCAGACCGAAGCGTGCTTAGCCTCGGTGCCCAATACCGATTGTTAGGATTTATTCCGATTCGGGTAGGTACAAGGGTAGGTGGGTATTCATCCGCAGCTTATTCAGCAGGAATTGGGTTAGATTTCAACTTCCTGGAGTTTACCGTTGGTGCATCGAATGTGGGCAATTCCGAGAACTTCGGTTCCTCTGCCGGTGTAGCCTGGAGTGGACTCCTGCTCCGATTCTAA
- the lysS gene encoding lysine--tRNA ligase gives MSDQELSLSEQEEIRREKLQQLQDLGVNPYPHSFDVTHNSKQILDNENHFLRDEETNPDSEIVTVAGRVMTRRIMGKASFFNLQDSEGTIQVYIRRDDVATEKLGNDNYNKVFKKLVDIGDIVGIKGFVFKTGTGETTIHAEEFHFLTKTIRPIPTPKEEETEDGETIVHDAFTDKEQRYRMRYVDLIVNPEVRETFKQRTQMVQIMRNVMNEKGYLEVETPILQPVYGGAAAKPFVTHHNALDMDLYLRIANELYLKRLIVGGYDGVYEFSKDFRNEGLSRFHNPEFTQVELYVAYKDYNWMMEFTEKMLEKVAIELHGSTKVQVGEHEIDFKAPWPRVPLFEAIEKETGHDLYGKDLDELKAVGKELHIEMDESFGAGKIIDEIFGEYVEGKLIQPTFITDYPLEMSPLTKKHRSKEGLVERFEAICNGKEIANAYTELNDPIDQRERLEEQAKLRAGGDDEAMTIDDDFIRALEYGMPPTAGIGIGIDRLAMIMTNSESIRDVLFFPQMKPE, from the coding sequence ATGTCTGACCAGGAATTATCCCTCTCCGAACAAGAAGAAATTCGCAGGGAAAAACTTCAGCAACTCCAGGATTTGGGAGTTAACCCCTACCCTCACTCTTTTGACGTTACCCACAATTCGAAACAGATTTTAGATAATGAAAATCACTTTCTGCGGGACGAGGAAACCAATCCCGATTCTGAAATCGTGACCGTTGCCGGACGTGTAATGACGCGCCGCATTATGGGGAAAGCTTCTTTCTTTAACCTGCAGGATTCCGAAGGCACCATTCAGGTGTATATTCGCCGGGATGACGTAGCCACCGAAAAACTGGGCAACGACAACTACAATAAAGTATTCAAGAAGCTGGTGGATATCGGGGACATTGTCGGTATCAAAGGCTTTGTGTTTAAGACCGGAACCGGCGAGACTACCATTCATGCCGAAGAGTTCCACTTCTTGACTAAAACCATCCGCCCTATCCCTACTCCAAAAGAGGAGGAAACGGAAGACGGCGAAACCATCGTCCATGATGCCTTCACGGACAAAGAGCAGCGCTACCGCATGCGCTATGTGGATTTGATTGTGAATCCTGAAGTACGTGAAACCTTCAAGCAGCGTACCCAAATGGTTCAGATCATGCGTAACGTGATGAACGAGAAAGGCTACCTTGAAGTGGAAACACCCATCCTTCAGCCTGTTTACGGCGGTGCTGCGGCCAAGCCTTTTGTGACGCATCACAACGCCCTGGATATGGATTTGTATCTTCGTATTGCTAATGAGCTTTACCTGAAGCGATTGATTGTCGGTGGTTATGACGGCGTTTATGAATTTTCAAAAGACTTCCGGAATGAAGGACTCTCCCGATTCCACAATCCGGAATTTACCCAGGTTGAGCTATACGTTGCCTATAAAGACTACAACTGGATGATGGAGTTCACCGAGAAGATGCTGGAGAAAGTAGCTATCGAACTGCATGGCTCTACCAAAGTTCAGGTTGGCGAACATGAAATTGATTTCAAAGCCCCGTGGCCCCGGGTTCCGCTTTTTGAAGCTATTGAAAAAGAAACCGGGCATGACCTATATGGCAAAGACCTGGATGAACTGAAGGCTGTTGGCAAAGAACTGCACATTGAAATGGACGAGTCTTTCGGTGCCGGTAAAATAATCGATGAGATTTTCGGAGAATATGTGGAAGGCAAACTCATTCAGCCAACATTTATCACCGACTACCCGTTGGAGATGAGTCCGCTTACCAAAAAGCACCGATCCAAGGAAGGATTGGTGGAGCGGTTTGAGGCCATCTGTAACGGAAAAGAAATTGCCAATGCCTACACCGAGCTTAATGATCCGATTGACCAGCGCGAACGACTGGAAGAGCAGGCTAAACTGCGTGCCGGCGGAGATGATGAAGCCATGACCATCGATGATGACTTTATCCGAGCCCTCGAATATGGCATGCCTCCTACTGCAGGAATAGGAATTGGAATCGACCGTCTGGCGATGATAATGACTAACTCAGAATCCATCCGCGACGTCCTTTTCTTCCCTCAGATGAAACCGGAATAG
- a CDS encoding NAD(P)/FAD-dependent oxidoreductase produces MSKSFDFCVLGAGLAGLSVSKHLIDNGASVCLIDTGEVASGASGTPLGLVNPATGRWGTKSWRAEDCHRAIYEDLKEIQEQTPVRLFDKTGILRPAQDEEMAERMYDNFEKNDWPEDWCHWLDKNEVGSINPELNCVEGGMWLPHGLTVNVPTYLKSKAGYLSDKGLHIITNADYTLDQRGDHFELSFKDGKTLEANSVIFTAGHQTKESKYWDFLPLHAIKGQVAVFESTQARKFDYSISALGYIASISDRRFVAGSTYEHHFENVEPDIEGLEYLTNRLGGVYPSLFENAKLVDQWAGVRASTPNKKPIVGAHPDIENMYVFAGLGSKGLLYSVYLGNALTEYILHGAAIPKEVSVNRL; encoded by the coding sequence GTGAGTAAATCGTTTGATTTTTGTGTACTCGGAGCCGGTTTAGCCGGTTTGTCCGTTTCAAAGCATTTAATAGATAACGGGGCTTCTGTTTGCCTGATTGATACCGGTGAAGTTGCTTCAGGAGCATCAGGAACTCCACTTGGGTTAGTGAATCCCGCTACAGGTCGTTGGGGTACCAAGAGCTGGAGAGCTGAAGATTGCCATCGGGCCATCTATGAGGATTTGAAGGAAATTCAGGAGCAAACTCCGGTTCGTCTATTCGATAAGACAGGCATTTTACGTCCGGCCCAGGACGAAGAAATGGCTGAACGGATGTATGATAATTTCGAGAAGAACGACTGGCCGGAAGACTGGTGTCATTGGCTGGATAAGAATGAAGTAGGTTCTATAAATCCTGAACTGAATTGTGTTGAAGGTGGAATGTGGCTTCCGCATGGACTCACGGTAAACGTTCCCACTTATCTCAAATCGAAAGCCGGTTATCTGTCTGACAAAGGGCTGCACATTATCACGAATGCAGATTATACCCTTGATCAACGTGGCGACCATTTTGAGCTTTCATTTAAAGATGGAAAAACACTCGAAGCCAATTCGGTAATCTTTACGGCCGGACATCAAACCAAAGAATCCAAATATTGGGATTTTCTCCCCCTGCATGCCATTAAAGGACAGGTTGCTGTTTTTGAGTCAACCCAGGCGCGCAAGTTTGATTACTCGATTTCTGCCCTTGGTTACATTGCTTCTATCTCTGATCGGCGCTTTGTGGCCGGAAGTACGTATGAACATCACTTTGAGAATGTGGAACCGGACATTGAAGGGCTGGAGTATCTTACCAACCGGCTTGGAGGTGTTTACCCTTCCCTGTTTGAAAACGCAAAGCTGGTCGATCAGTGGGCCGGTGTCCGGGCTTCAACCCCCAATAAAAAACCGATTGTGGGTGCTCATCCCGACATAGAAAATATGTATGTGTTTGCCGGACTGGGATCAAAAGGATTGTTATACAGCGTCTATCTTGGAAATGCTCTTACCGAGTATATTCTGCATGGCGCTGCAATCCCTAAAGAGGTTTCAGTAAACAGGCTCTGA
- a CDS encoding FtsX-like permease family protein: MKFEWYLALRYFKGSRKSSGFLSFIKYMSITGIAVGSAGLLIALSIVHGFKSTINGKIMDFAPHITVTTFTDRPIERVDTVFAHLDQYPEIKSKQIVIQGQVMIQTRDAVTGTTLKGVDLDRPSFGVGKYISEGTYNLGQDSTGMPGIAMGAQLAQELQAEIGSVITVYTIEGIPSLINSPEIKQFRLTGIYETGIDRFDDVFAMVSRPHAQQLFKYPPNVADGIELRLQDNVDIFPFKEKLSESLTFPYYNETIYTVFGNIFAWVELQENMIPLVISGMIIVAAFNLIGAILMMVLERTRDIGVLKTIGSKSKIIRRVFLMEGLMVAGVGLIIGIGISLLFWFLQANYQIIPLSQENYYMSYAPVEPHLMDFLITAVVTLLLSAIASWFPARVAANTDPVKVISFGR; encoded by the coding sequence ATGAAATTTGAGTGGTACCTGGCGCTTCGGTATTTCAAAGGCTCGCGCAAAAGCTCGGGCTTTTTGTCGTTCATCAAGTACATGTCGATTACCGGCATTGCTGTGGGCTCGGCCGGACTCCTCATCGCCCTTTCCATTGTTCACGGATTTAAATCCACGATTAACGGGAAGATCATGGATTTTGCACCGCATATCACCGTCACCACTTTTACGGACCGACCCATCGAACGGGTAGACACCGTTTTTGCCCATCTGGACCAATATCCCGAAATCAAGAGTAAGCAGATTGTGATTCAGGGTCAGGTTATGATTCAAACACGGGATGCCGTCACCGGAACAACGCTCAAAGGTGTTGATTTAGACAGACCTTCGTTCGGGGTTGGAAAGTATATCTCTGAAGGAACTTATAACCTGGGGCAAGATTCCACCGGTATGCCCGGCATTGCAATGGGTGCCCAGCTGGCCCAGGAACTTCAGGCTGAAATTGGTTCTGTAATCACCGTTTACACTATTGAAGGCATTCCCTCTTTAATCAACTCCCCCGAAATCAAGCAATTCAGGCTGACCGGTATTTACGAAACAGGCATCGACCGCTTTGATGATGTATTTGCGATGGTGAGCCGACCCCACGCCCAACAGTTGTTCAAGTATCCACCCAATGTAGCCGATGGTATTGAATTAAGGCTGCAGGATAATGTGGACATTTTCCCCTTCAAGGAAAAGCTGAGTGAAAGCCTCACCTTCCCTTACTACAACGAAACCATTTACACCGTATTCGGGAATATCTTTGCATGGGTGGAACTGCAGGAAAATATGATTCCCCTGGTGATCAGCGGGATGATTATTGTAGCGGCTTTTAACCTGATTGGAGCTATCCTGATGATGGTGCTGGAGCGCACCCGCGATATCGGCGTACTGAAAACCATTGGCAGTAAGTCGAAGATCATCCGCCGGGTCTTTTTAATGGAAGGACTGATGGTCGCCGGGGTTGGACTCATCATCGGGATTGGTATATCTTTACTTTTTTGGTTCCTTCAGGCCAATTACCAGATCATCCCTCTTTCACAGGAAAACTATTACATGAGTTATGCCCCCGTTGAACCGCACCTGATGGATTTCCTGATTACAGCCGTAGTCACCCTTCTCCTCTCCGCCATCGCCTCCTGGTTCCCCGCCCGTGTAGCTGCCAATACCGATCCAGTTAAGGTTATTTCGTTCGGTCGATAA
- the pncA gene encoding bifunctional nicotinamidase/pyrazinamidase gives MRALVIVDIQNDFCPGGALAVPGGDEIIEPVNKLATGFDCIVQTQDWHPQDHLSFASNHDGKEPYETIEMDYGEQVLWPDHCVQGTKGADFHPELKTNPSQLIVRKGFRKHIDSYSAFFENDNETVTGLHGYLQERGVSELFVVGLATDFCVKWTVLDGLKLGYDVHLVEDAIRGIDIDGSVDAAMQEMKDAGVVLTHSKKCI, from the coding sequence ATGAGAGCTTTAGTGATTGTTGATATTCAGAACGATTTTTGTCCGGGCGGAGCACTGGCCGTACCCGGCGGCGATGAAATCATTGAGCCGGTTAACAAACTGGCCACCGGATTCGATTGCATCGTTCAAACACAGGATTGGCATCCTCAGGACCATCTCTCCTTTGCTTCCAACCATGATGGAAAAGAGCCCTACGAAACCATTGAAATGGATTACGGGGAGCAGGTGCTTTGGCCTGATCATTGTGTGCAGGGAACCAAAGGAGCTGATTTTCATCCCGAATTAAAAACTAACCCCTCTCAGCTCATAGTCCGTAAAGGATTCCGAAAACACATCGATTCCTACTCTGCCTTTTTTGAAAATGACAATGAAACCGTTACCGGCTTACACGGCTATCTGCAAGAGCGCGGAGTGAGTGAATTGTTCGTGGTTGGGTTAGCCACCGACTTCTGTGTAAAATGGACGGTTCTGGATGGACTGAAACTTGGTTATGATGTACACCTGGTTGAAGATGCCATTCGAGGTATCGATATTGATGGATCGGTGGATGCTGCCATGCAGGAAATGAAAGATGCCGGTGTAGTTCTAACGCATTCAAAAAAATGTATATAG
- a CDS encoding nicotinate phosphoribosyltransferase, whose translation MLLQKPTLYTDFYELTMAQGYFLSGRHQQPANFDYFFRSLPFKGGYVIFAGLSDLLEIIENFTFHEDELAYLKEQGFKSEFLSYLKDFQFQGDIYSVKEGEVIFANEPVLRVEGNILETQILETVILNTLNFESLIATKASRIKLAAGDKSVLDFGLRRSQGLGGLQASKASVIGGIGGSSNVLSGKMYDIDVSGTMAHSWVQSFGDEITAFRTYARHYPDASILLVDTYDTLKSGVPNAIKVAKELEEKGHKLIAIRLDSGDLAYLARQSRNMLDNAGLDYVKIAASNQLDEYVIKSLQNQNAPIDLFGVGTKLVTAYDDPALDGVYKLSSINGNPTLKISENIEKITLPDTKKIVRYLNEDGSFYCDGVLLEDEGEQDVVYHPHVTHKSSKVAELKSETLLSKIVDQGRVTIIPTTPKQSAAYARERLTKLNQEHKRFDNPHVYKVGVSKKLRDLKDQLVQKG comes from the coding sequence ATGCTCTTACAAAAACCAACGCTGTACACCGACTTCTATGAACTCACGATGGCTCAGGGATACTTCCTATCCGGTCGTCATCAGCAACCCGCTAATTTCGATTATTTCTTCCGAAGCCTCCCCTTCAAAGGCGGCTATGTGATTTTTGCCGGACTATCTGACCTTTTGGAAATCATCGAAAATTTCACCTTTCATGAGGATGAATTAGCCTACCTGAAAGAGCAGGGTTTTAAGAGTGAGTTCCTGAGCTATTTAAAAGATTTTCAGTTTCAGGGGGATATTTATTCAGTGAAGGAAGGTGAGGTCATCTTTGCCAATGAACCGGTACTTCGTGTTGAGGGAAACATTCTGGAAACACAGATACTTGAAACCGTGATACTGAACACGCTCAATTTTGAGTCTTTGATTGCCACTAAAGCTTCCCGTATTAAACTGGCAGCCGGCGATAAATCCGTTTTGGATTTTGGACTAAGAAGATCACAGGGATTGGGTGGCTTGCAGGCTTCCAAAGCTTCGGTTATTGGCGGCATAGGTGGATCTTCCAATGTATTGTCCGGTAAGATGTATGACATTGACGTGAGCGGAACCATGGCTCACTCCTGGGTGCAATCATTCGGGGATGAAATCACAGCTTTCAGAACCTATGCCCGGCATTATCCTGATGCCTCCATCCTGCTGGTTGATACCTACGACACCCTGAAAAGCGGGGTTCCTAACGCCATTAAAGTTGCAAAAGAACTGGAGGAAAAGGGTCATAAACTCATTGCTATTCGGCTGGACAGTGGTGATCTGGCTTATCTTGCCCGCCAAAGCCGAAACATGCTGGACAATGCCGGTTTAGACTACGTGAAAATAGCCGCTTCCAACCAGCTGGATGAGTATGTGATTAAAAGTCTGCAAAACCAAAATGCCCCAATCGACTTGTTTGGAGTGGGTACAAAACTGGTAACCGCTTATGACGATCCTGCCCTGGACGGCGTGTATAAACTGAGCTCCATCAATGGAAACCCAACACTTAAGATCTCGGAAAACATTGAGAAAATAACCCTGCCTGATACCAAAAAGATTGTTCGATATCTCAATGAAGATGGCAGTTTTTATTGTGATGGGGTTTTACTTGAAGATGAAGGTGAACAGGACGTAGTTTATCATCCCCACGTAACTCATAAATCTTCTAAGGTAGCTGAGTTGAAATCAGAAACTTTGCTGAGTAAAATAGTGGATCAGGGGCGGGTTACCATCATCCCGACAACCCCAAAACAAAGTGCCGCATACGCCCGAGAACGCTTAACGAAACTAAATCAGGAGCATAAACGCTTTGATAATCCCCATGTGTACAAAGTGGGTGTGAGTAAGAAACTTCGAGACTTAAAAGATCAATTAGTCCAAAAAGGTTAG